The proteins below are encoded in one region of Styela clava chromosome 4, kaStyClav1.hap1.2, whole genome shotgun sequence:
- the LOC120326495 gene encoding proton-coupled folate transporter-like isoform X1, protein MYYIKVVCSMGYFYFPYLLELIVFIGSGGVFTALTIRNQYVYNVIAQMHNYTSNNSLDYCAADDNTSSVEDDIVAAEASRWQIYINVACGVPSVFAAIILTSWSDKVGRKIPLALTLFGFTISHTLQLVVILLSWPLYMLVVSSLLYGIFGGFVGMLNICMAAISDITTKEQRVARYTLLECSMGLGGGLISFVCGFWITADGFIPSSYLSASVSLISFLLVGFLPSKTLKVEQQQQINGGAVNKIKTNINDNMSKAQIHQSSSFARFKLIKQVYTSEHSICNICDSEFRKDQINLCSHGGGLRKGRVWRMWFYLLAFNLYLFPVFGTGIFDTMYYLSYPLCFSPTLIGIRMALSFGSVALAPGLVLFYKRVLRLSNVTIILQGIVALIGIDLMISFAKQQYVVFIASSFTIFMQVTAPVLRTQISSLASISEQGAALSLISGTENFSNMFSNVAYLLLYPATLPIYHGFMWCLSCAILLIPLTMITIVWIADRKKLKASFSATEEDHSPLIDVD, encoded by the exons ATGTATTATATAAAAGTGG TTTGCAGCATGGGATATTTCTATTTTCCATACCTATTGGAGCTGATTGTTTTTATTGGCAGTGGTGGAGTTTTTACTGCATTGACGATAAGAAACCAGTATGTATACAAT GTGATTGCTCAGATGCACAACTACACCTCCAATAATTCATTAGATTATTGTGCAGCGGACGATAATACTTCTTCTGTGGAGGATGACATAGTTGCTGCTGAGGCATCAAG ATGGCAGATATATATTAATGTTGCATGTGGTGTTCCATCTGTATTTGCTGCTATCATTTTGACATCATGGAGTGATAAAGTTGGAAGAAAAATTCCACTTGCGCTAACATTATTTGGTTTCACAATTTCACACACACTTCAACTTGTTGTGATCTTATTAAG TTGGCCATTGTATATGCTGGTAGTCAGTTCCCTGTTATATGGCATTTTTGGTGGTTTTGTGGGAATGTTAAATATCTGTATGGCTGCAATTAGTGATATCACAACAAAGGAGCAAAGGGTTGCAAG atATACTCTTCTTGAATGCAGTATGGGCCTTGGTGGAGGTTTAATCAGTTTTGTTTGTGGATTTTGGATAACTGCAGATGGATTCATACCTAGTTCATATTTATCGGCTAGTGTCTCGTTAATCTCATTTTTGCTGGTTGGATTTTTGCCAAGTAAAACATTGAAGGTGGAACAACAGCAACAAATCAATGGAGGCGCAGTGAATAAGATTAAGACAAATATAAATGACAATATGTCTAAGGCACAAATTCATCAATCTTCCAGTTTTGCCCGTTTCAAGTTAATCAAGCAGGTTTATACTTCAGAACACAGCATTTGCAACATATGTGACAGCG AATTCAGAAAAGATCAAATTAACTTATGCTCACATGGTGGTGGACTTAGGAAAGGTAGAGTTTGGCGAATGTGGTTCTACTTGCTGGCATTCAATTTATATCTTTTTCCTGTATTTGGAACTGGTATATTTGACACTATGTATTATTTATCCTATCCTCTGTGCTTTTCACCCACATTAATTGGAATCAGAATG GCTTTGTCATTCGGTTCAGTTGCACTAGCTCCTGGTCTTGTTCTTTTTTATAAGCGAGTACTCCGGTTATCAAATGTAACTATTATACTGCAAGGCATAGTTGCTCTGATTGGAATTGATCTAATGATATCATTTGCAAAACAACAATATGTGGTGTTTATAG CATCCAGTTTTACTATTTTTATGCAAGTGACCGCTCCTGTGCTGCGTACTCAGATTTCATCTCTTGCATCTATATCTGAGCAAG GTGCAGCTCTCAGCCTCATTTCTGGAACTGAAAACTTTTCCAATATGTTTTCCAATGTTGCTTATTTGTTGTTATATCCAGCTACATTACCAATATATCATGGTTTTATGTGGTGCTTATCATGTGCAATTCTGTTAATACCATTGACAATGATCAC TATTGTTTGGATAGCAGACAGGAAAAAACTTAAGGCATCATTTTCAGCAACTGAAGAAGATCATTCCCCCTTGATTGATGTTGACTAA
- the LOC120326495 gene encoding proton-coupled folate transporter-like isoform X2: MGYFYFPYLLELIVFIGSGGVFTALTIRNQYVYNVIAQMHNYTSNNSLDYCAADDNTSSVEDDIVAAEASRWQIYINVACGVPSVFAAIILTSWSDKVGRKIPLALTLFGFTISHTLQLVVILLSWPLYMLVVSSLLYGIFGGFVGMLNICMAAISDITTKEQRVARYTLLECSMGLGGGLISFVCGFWITADGFIPSSYLSASVSLISFLLVGFLPSKTLKVEQQQQINGGAVNKIKTNINDNMSKAQIHQSSSFARFKLIKQVYTSEHSICNICDSEFRKDQINLCSHGGGLRKGRVWRMWFYLLAFNLYLFPVFGTGIFDTMYYLSYPLCFSPTLIGIRMALSFGSVALAPGLVLFYKRVLRLSNVTIILQGIVALIGIDLMISFAKQQYVVFIASSFTIFMQVTAPVLRTQISSLASISEQGAALSLISGTENFSNMFSNVAYLLLYPATLPIYHGFMWCLSCAILLIPLTMITIVWIADRKKLKASFSATEEDHSPLIDVD; this comes from the exons ATGGGATATTTCTATTTTCCATACCTATTGGAGCTGATTGTTTTTATTGGCAGTGGTGGAGTTTTTACTGCATTGACGATAAGAAACCAGTATGTATACAAT GTGATTGCTCAGATGCACAACTACACCTCCAATAATTCATTAGATTATTGTGCAGCGGACGATAATACTTCTTCTGTGGAGGATGACATAGTTGCTGCTGAGGCATCAAG ATGGCAGATATATATTAATGTTGCATGTGGTGTTCCATCTGTATTTGCTGCTATCATTTTGACATCATGGAGTGATAAAGTTGGAAGAAAAATTCCACTTGCGCTAACATTATTTGGTTTCACAATTTCACACACACTTCAACTTGTTGTGATCTTATTAAG TTGGCCATTGTATATGCTGGTAGTCAGTTCCCTGTTATATGGCATTTTTGGTGGTTTTGTGGGAATGTTAAATATCTGTATGGCTGCAATTAGTGATATCACAACAAAGGAGCAAAGGGTTGCAAG atATACTCTTCTTGAATGCAGTATGGGCCTTGGTGGAGGTTTAATCAGTTTTGTTTGTGGATTTTGGATAACTGCAGATGGATTCATACCTAGTTCATATTTATCGGCTAGTGTCTCGTTAATCTCATTTTTGCTGGTTGGATTTTTGCCAAGTAAAACATTGAAGGTGGAACAACAGCAACAAATCAATGGAGGCGCAGTGAATAAGATTAAGACAAATATAAATGACAATATGTCTAAGGCACAAATTCATCAATCTTCCAGTTTTGCCCGTTTCAAGTTAATCAAGCAGGTTTATACTTCAGAACACAGCATTTGCAACATATGTGACAGCG AATTCAGAAAAGATCAAATTAACTTATGCTCACATGGTGGTGGACTTAGGAAAGGTAGAGTTTGGCGAATGTGGTTCTACTTGCTGGCATTCAATTTATATCTTTTTCCTGTATTTGGAACTGGTATATTTGACACTATGTATTATTTATCCTATCCTCTGTGCTTTTCACCCACATTAATTGGAATCAGAATG GCTTTGTCATTCGGTTCAGTTGCACTAGCTCCTGGTCTTGTTCTTTTTTATAAGCGAGTACTCCGGTTATCAAATGTAACTATTATACTGCAAGGCATAGTTGCTCTGATTGGAATTGATCTAATGATATCATTTGCAAAACAACAATATGTGGTGTTTATAG CATCCAGTTTTACTATTTTTATGCAAGTGACCGCTCCTGTGCTGCGTACTCAGATTTCATCTCTTGCATCTATATCTGAGCAAG GTGCAGCTCTCAGCCTCATTTCTGGAACTGAAAACTTTTCCAATATGTTTTCCAATGTTGCTTATTTGTTGTTATATCCAGCTACATTACCAATATATCATGGTTTTATGTGGTGCTTATCATGTGCAATTCTGTTAATACCATTGACAATGATCAC TATTGTTTGGATAGCAGACAGGAAAAAACTTAAGGCATCATTTTCAGCAACTGAAGAAGATCATTCCCCCTTGATTGATGTTGACTAA
- the LOC120326495 gene encoding proton-coupled folate transporter-like isoform X3: MYTILFSKVIAQMHNYTSNNSLDYCAADDNTSSVEDDIVAAEASRWQIYINVACGVPSVFAAIILTSWSDKVGRKIPLALTLFGFTISHTLQLVVILLSWPLYMLVVSSLLYGIFGGFVGMLNICMAAISDITTKEQRVARYTLLECSMGLGGGLISFVCGFWITADGFIPSSYLSASVSLISFLLVGFLPSKTLKVEQQQQINGGAVNKIKTNINDNMSKAQIHQSSSFARFKLIKQVYTSEHSICNICDSEFRKDQINLCSHGGGLRKGRVWRMWFYLLAFNLYLFPVFGTGIFDTMYYLSYPLCFSPTLIGIRMALSFGSVALAPGLVLFYKRVLRLSNVTIILQGIVALIGIDLMISFAKQQYVVFIASSFTIFMQVTAPVLRTQISSLASISEQGAALSLISGTENFSNMFSNVAYLLLYPATLPIYHGFMWCLSCAILLIPLTMITIVWIADRKKLKASFSATEEDHSPLIDVD, encoded by the exons ATGTATACAAT ACTTTTCTCAAAGGTGATTGCTCAGATGCACAACTACACCTCCAATAATTCATTAGATTATTGTGCAGCGGACGATAATACTTCTTCTGTGGAGGATGACATAGTTGCTGCTGAGGCATCAAG ATGGCAGATATATATTAATGTTGCATGTGGTGTTCCATCTGTATTTGCTGCTATCATTTTGACATCATGGAGTGATAAAGTTGGAAGAAAAATTCCACTTGCGCTAACATTATTTGGTTTCACAATTTCACACACACTTCAACTTGTTGTGATCTTATTAAG TTGGCCATTGTATATGCTGGTAGTCAGTTCCCTGTTATATGGCATTTTTGGTGGTTTTGTGGGAATGTTAAATATCTGTATGGCTGCAATTAGTGATATCACAACAAAGGAGCAAAGGGTTGCAAG atATACTCTTCTTGAATGCAGTATGGGCCTTGGTGGAGGTTTAATCAGTTTTGTTTGTGGATTTTGGATAACTGCAGATGGATTCATACCTAGTTCATATTTATCGGCTAGTGTCTCGTTAATCTCATTTTTGCTGGTTGGATTTTTGCCAAGTAAAACATTGAAGGTGGAACAACAGCAACAAATCAATGGAGGCGCAGTGAATAAGATTAAGACAAATATAAATGACAATATGTCTAAGGCACAAATTCATCAATCTTCCAGTTTTGCCCGTTTCAAGTTAATCAAGCAGGTTTATACTTCAGAACACAGCATTTGCAACATATGTGACAGCG AATTCAGAAAAGATCAAATTAACTTATGCTCACATGGTGGTGGACTTAGGAAAGGTAGAGTTTGGCGAATGTGGTTCTACTTGCTGGCATTCAATTTATATCTTTTTCCTGTATTTGGAACTGGTATATTTGACACTATGTATTATTTATCCTATCCTCTGTGCTTTTCACCCACATTAATTGGAATCAGAATG GCTTTGTCATTCGGTTCAGTTGCACTAGCTCCTGGTCTTGTTCTTTTTTATAAGCGAGTACTCCGGTTATCAAATGTAACTATTATACTGCAAGGCATAGTTGCTCTGATTGGAATTGATCTAATGATATCATTTGCAAAACAACAATATGTGGTGTTTATAG CATCCAGTTTTACTATTTTTATGCAAGTGACCGCTCCTGTGCTGCGTACTCAGATTTCATCTCTTGCATCTATATCTGAGCAAG GTGCAGCTCTCAGCCTCATTTCTGGAACTGAAAACTTTTCCAATATGTTTTCCAATGTTGCTTATTTGTTGTTATATCCAGCTACATTACCAATATATCATGGTTTTATGTGGTGCTTATCATGTGCAATTCTGTTAATACCATTGACAATGATCAC TATTGTTTGGATAGCAGACAGGAAAAAACTTAAGGCATCATTTTCAGCAACTGAAGAAGATCATTCCCCCTTGATTGATGTTGACTAA